In Sulfuracidifex metallicus DSM 6482 = JCM 9184, a single window of DNA contains:
- a CDS encoding 4Fe-4S dicluster domain-containing protein: MSGKPLTLDIYQGGVQNALPFTPNANYAIITDLNKCFGCGGCQMSCKEWNTSGMFGPLPDLNPYGDLDVMFWLRVLYVEVGTYPQTKVYNIPINCYHCMDAPCVVVCPVGATFKRKEDGIVLVDYEECIGTKYCIYACPYGNRFFDYLQGVTKKCTHCFDRIYDPNLPPEERIPACIHGCMVQARIWANRLDPTDPGNILFQDKGGFVMGPETGANPASGYLPWHSDYASNDDVELLDQSQYFNVWTANGTVQLGAQGNNSTSTEGNNSTYTEGNGNNGG, encoded by the coding sequence ATGTCAGGAAAACCCTTAACTCTAGATATATACCAAGGCGGAGTTCAAAACGCTCTGCCTTTCACTCCAAATGCAAACTATGCAATAATAACCGACCTGAATAAGTGCTTCGGTTGTGGAGGCTGTCAGATGTCATGTAAGGAATGGAATACGTCAGGAATGTTCGGTCCTCTCCCAGACCTTAATCCTTACGGCGATCTGGACGTTATGTTCTGGCTTAGGGTCCTTTACGTGGAGGTAGGAACTTATCCCCAGACCAAAGTTTACAACATACCTATAAACTGTTATCACTGTATGGATGCACCTTGCGTTGTTGTTTGTCCAGTGGGTGCAACCTTCAAGAGGAAGGAAGACGGAATAGTGCTTGTCGACTATGAGGAGTGTATAGGCACTAAGTACTGCATATATGCTTGTCCTTACGGGAACAGATTCTTCGATTATCTGCAGGGCGTAACCAAGAAGTGTACTCATTGCTTTGACAGGATATACGACCCCAACCTACCGCCAGAGGAAAGAATACCAGCGTGTATACATGGTTGCATGGTTCAGGCTAGGATTTGGGCAAACAGACTTGACCCCACGGATCCCGGTAACATACTTTTCCAAGATAAGGGAGGTTTCGTGATGGGACCTGAGACCGGAGCAAATCCAGCTAGCGGTTATTTACCCTGGCATAGCGACTACGCCTCCAATGATGACGTGGAGCTGTTGGATCAGTCTCAATATTTTAACGTATGGACAGCCAATGGGACGGTGCAACTTGGTGCTCAAGGGAACAATTCCACTTCTACAGAAGGTAATAACTCCACATATACCGAAGGTAACGGTAACAATGGGGGATGA